The following are encoded together in the Lathyrus oleraceus cultivar Zhongwan6 chromosome 3, CAAS_Psat_ZW6_1.0, whole genome shotgun sequence genome:
- the LOC127132207 gene encoding uncharacterized protein LOC127132207, translating to MEDASSSNQRSLERVVSQKAMQMSNSFPCQICVVGFLSGICIASLTMATLTSIGTFKYSHFSMLHLSFNSDLNSTITQCSFKPKDIQRLTDLKSRKEIDQDERVSLLYSAWNCVLNKPTTDTNKCLWKLGINESNLLNAPHLENCKAKSQLHDRLDKRIGNNSFPPWTNWKGLLDIRPLAVTEGAYPPWIAGSDEENYPLTRKVQRDIWIHQHPSNCSDANVKFLLADWERLPGFGIGAQIAGMCGLLAIAINEGRVLVTNFYNRADHDGCKGSSRSSWNCYFFAETSLECRQRAFELMKSDGSLSRGVLTTKENYTSKHIWTGPTPRIWGDPWNYLRPTTDINGSVVVSHRKMDRRWWRAQAVRYLMRFPTEYTCNLLNEARHVAFGKIAAKMVLESLVGEWPKEENGERPKSDIEKYVWSNHRPWIPRPLLSMHVRMGDKACEMRVVEFEEYMMLANRIRNHFPNLNNIWLSTEMQEVIEKTNNYSSRWKFHYTKVRRQDRSNVSMGEYEGSLGRERSTNYPLVNFLMAADSDYFVGALGSTWCFLIDGMRNTGGKVMSGYLSVNKDRFW from the exons ATGGAGGATGCATCATCATCAAATCAGAGGTCACTTGAGAGAGTGGTTTCTCAGAAAGCCATGCAAATGAGCAATTCATTTCCTTGTCAGATATGTGTTGTGGGATTTCTTTCTGGAATTTGTATTGCTTCTTTGACTATGGCTACTCTTACTTCCATTGGTACTTTTAAGTATTCTCATTTTTCAATGCTTCATTTATCATTCAACTCAGATCTCAATTCCACTATCA CACAATGTTCCTTTAAACCTAAAGATATACAAAGATTAACAGATTTGAAGAGCAGGAAAGAGATAGACCAAGATGAAAGAGTGTCTTTGCTTTATTCTGCTTGGAATTGTGTGTTGAATAAGCCTACAACTGATACAAATAAGTGCTTATGGAAACTTGGAATTAATGAATCCAATTTGCTTAATGCTCCACATTTGGAAAACTGCAAGGCGAAATCGCAGCTGCATGACCGTCTCGACAAGCGCATAGGAAATAATTCCTTTCCACCATGGACAAATTGGAAAGGATTGTTGGATATCCGCCCTCTTGCTGTAACCGAGGGTGCTTATCCACCATGG ATTGCAGGATCTGATGAAGAAAACTATCCTCTGACACGAAAAGTTCAACGCGACATATGGATCCATCAGCATCCATCGAATTGTAGCGACGCGAATGTCAAGTTCCTTTTAGCTGATTGGGAGAGATTGCCTGGATTTGGCATTGGTGCTCAAATTGCTGGAATGTGTGGACTTCTTGCTATTGCAATCAATGAAGGAAGAGTTCTTGTCACTAATTTCTATAATAGAGCTGATCATGATGGTTGCAAAG GATCGTCCCGGTCTAGCTGGAATTGCTATTTCTTTGCAGAAACTTCACTAGAATGTCGTCAACGTGCATTTGAACTCATGAAAAGTGATGGTTCATTGAGTAGAGGAGTTTTGACAACGAAAGAAAACTATACGTCGAAGCATATATGGACGGGACCAACTCCTAG GATATGGGGAGATCCGTGGAACTATTTGCGACCGACGACTGATATAAATGGCAGTGTGGTGGTTTCTCATAGAAAAATGGATCGACGATGGTGGAGAGCACAG GCCGTACGATACTTAATGAGGTTCCCGACTGAGTACACATGTAATTTATTGAATGAGGCGCGCCATGTTGCCTTTGGAAAAATAGCTGCAAAAATGGTTCTGGAAAGTCTTGTTGGAGAATGGCCAAAG GAGGAGAATGGTGAAAGACCAAAGTCTGATATTGAGAAATATGTATGGTCGAATCACAGGCCATGGATTCCAAGGCCTCTTCTAAGTATGCATGTAAGGATGGGAGATAAAGCATGTGAAATGAGAGTGGTTGAATTTGAAGAGTACATGATGCTTGCTAATAGGATCAGGAATCATTTTCCAAATCTCAATAACATTTGGCTATCAACAGAAATGCAG GAAGTGATAGAGAAAACGAACAATTATTCTTCAAGGTGGAAGTTTCATTATACAAAGGTAAGAAGGCAAGATAGGAGCAATGTGTCAATGGGTGAGTATGAAGGAAGCTTGGGAAGGGAGAGAAGCACAAACTATCCACTTGTTAATTTTCTTATGGCTGCTGATTCTGATTATTTCGTTGGAGCATTGGGTTCTACTTGGTGCTTTCTTATAGATGGAATGAGAAATACTGGTGGAAAGGTTATGTCTGGTTACTTGAGTGTCAATAAAGACAGATTTTGGTAA
- the LOC127129447 gene encoding uncharacterized protein LOC127129447: protein MAGEQHSDHGRPLVNYNMDDGPPSHETDARDGHPSTPSPEPQNNGDASHAHNLGAETFHPIPVPVEGDAVMIAMVNALNQAGSMLHQQHERIMALEAERQEARPQPVSRIQQRSEPTKKRGRRSPEPHVSRARARRDGGRAGTSPRRGHGPDNNELSPLRSDEEDLHCPLSRAIMEAPLPKGMEKPPNLAVYDGTTDPDDHVDNVNAMLDYRNDITGHLKCRLFSTTLRKGAMAWYKSLAPESITSWRVMRSMFTRHFTASRRHPKTEATLEAIVQKKNETLRSYIERFNQEAVEVDTTEHMKKYLLERGLLPGSELSRAVGIEPPRTLNELLHKAQAYIRYEEKQVAHNASSGRNAGETEHSKREDTSISRRNGDKRREERPREPREGRGPAGRYSEYTLLTAPRERILAECINSEFKQGRVRFPKPSAPKPHTDKSKYCRFHRSHGHVTEDCVHLKDAIEILIQEGHLKQYTRKNEAPRHDEPEKKRPREDTPPDNSPYQVALCVSRPEDFFLPEPLPEGKITALSPWENFPTTLVISGGGTNGESAALSVKRKFDELLLTAPEQKATLTKYRGKSNPISFFLEELPGGSPNSGIPLLIRAKMAQFDVRRILVDQGSSVDIMYVHLFETLKLDKTNLAPYVGSDLQGFNGATTRPWGYVELLVTFGEQETAREVKIQFLVVDCPSLYNCIFGRPTLAELTAVPSTVHLKMKYYTKLGRVVTIHGDIEAARRCYDAAVKGQAVVSTKSNCNNKKLKTEDPARGVNAIDLDCRIGLDETEEGRFPKERSLEHPVRPIPDGEFELIPLGDDPERTVKIGKGLPEETREELVACLKENSDLFAWNAAEMPGLDPEIACHKLALDRAVKPIAQRRRKQSPEKAEAAERAVKDLLEANFISEAQYTTWLSNVVLVKKNNGKWRMCVDYTDLNRACPKDAFPLPNIDLLVDNSAGFKLLSFTDAYSGYNQIPMSPTDKKHTAFMTPTGNYYYNVMPFGLKNAGATYQRMMNKVFKDEIGDMLEVYMDDMIVKSHEEITHARHLAKVFEQARQCKMRFNPEKCTFGVRAGKFLGFYLTERGIEANPDKCRAFSEFPTPKTKKSIQSLNGVLASLSRFIAKSAQHALPFFRLLRKEATFDWTDECEQALLHLKKVLSQPPVLSRPSEKETLYLYLSVATEAVSAVLIRETDEGQKPIYFTSKALQGPELRYQQIEKVALALINTARRL, encoded by the coding sequence ATGGCCGGAGAACAACATAGCGATCACGGCCGTCCCCTCGTCAACTACAATATGGACGACGGCCCGCCATCCCATGAAACGGACGCTCGGGACGGTCATCCATCCACCCCGTCTCCAGAGCCCCAAAACAACGGGGATGCCTCTCACGCCCACAATTTAGGGGCAGAGACATTCCATCCCATTCCCGTTCCCGTTGAAGGAGACGCCGTAATGATTGCCATGGTGAATGCCCTCAATCAGGCCGGTTCTATGCTCCACCAGCAGCACGAACGAATCATGGCCCTCGAAGCCGAACGACAAGAGGCCCGGCCCCAGCCGGTGAGTAGGATACAACAACGTTCGGAGCCAACGAAGAAGCGAGGACGTCGCTCTCCAGAACCCCACGTCAGCAGGGCACGCGCCCGTCGTGACGGTGGTCGAGCGGGAACATCACCAAGGCGCGGACACGGCCCCGACAACAACGAACTGTCTCCCTTAAGGAGCGACGAGGAAGATTTGCATTGCCCCCTATCTCGGGCAATAATGGAAGCCCCGCTCCCCAAAGGCATGGAGAAACCACCAAATCTAGCTGTGTACGACGGGACTACAGATCCCGACGATCACGTCGACAACGTCAACGCGATGCTCGACTACCGCAATGATATAACCGGGCACCTCAAATGCCGACTGTTCTCAACGACCCTCAGGAAAGGGGCCATGGCTTGGTACAAAAGCTTGGCCCCTGAGTCCATTACGTCATGGAGAGTCATGAGGTCCATGTTCACCAGGCACTTTACAGCTTCCCGTCGTCACCCCAAGACTGAGGCGACCCTTGAAGCCATAGtgcagaagaagaatgaaacACTGCGCTCATACATCGAGCGATTCAACCAGGAAGCTGTCGAGGTAGATACCACCGAGCACATGAAGAAGTATCTCCTCGAGAGAGGTCTCTTGCCCGGCAGTGAACTTAGCAGAGCCGTAGGGATCGAGCCTCCCCGCACCTTAAACGAGCTCCTGCATAAAGCCCAGGCCTACATCAGATACGAGGAAAAGCAGGTGGCACACAATGCCAGCAGCGGACGTAACGCTGGGGAGACCGAGCACTCAAAACGCGAGGACACGAGCATTTCCCGTCGCAACGGAGACAAACGAAGAGAAGAAAGACCTCGCGAGCCCCGGGAAGGAAGAGGCCCTGCGGGCAGATATAGCGAGTACACCTTACTGACAGCTCCTCGAGAGCGCATCCTCGCAGAATGTATCAACTCCGAATTTAAGCAGGGCAGGGTCAGGTTCCCAAAACCGTCGGCACCAAAGCCCCACACCGACAAATCAAAGTACTGCCGGTTCCACAGAAGTCACGGGCACGTGACCGAAGACTGCGTCCACCTGAAGGATGCGATAGAAATTTTAATCCAAGAGGGGCACCTGAAGCAGTATACGAGGAAGAACGAAGCTCCCAGACACGACGAGCCGGAGAAGAAGAGACCCCGGGAAGACACACCCCCTGACAACTCTCCCTATCAAGTGGCCCTCTGCGTGTCACGACCGGAAGATTTCTTCCTCCCCGAACCATTGCCCGAGGGCAAGATCACTGCACTCAGCCCCTGGGAAAACTTCCCTACCACACTGGTGATATCAGGAGGAGGAACTAACGGGGAATCCGCGGCCCTCTCCGTCAAACGTAAGTTCGACGAACTCCTACTGACTGCCCCCGAGCAGAAAGCGACATTGACAAAATACCGGGGAAAATCCAACCCAATATCCTTCTTCCTGGAGGAACTCCCGGGCGGATCCCCGAACTCGGGCATCCCACTATTGATAAGGGCAAAGATGGCCCAATTCGACGTACGACGCATCCTGGTCGACCAAGGCAGCTCAGTGGATATCATGTACGTCCACCTCTTCGAGACTCTGAAGCTAGACAAGACCAACTTAGCCCCCTACGTCGGATCAGATCTCCAAGGATTCAACGGAGCAACAACCAGACCGTGGGGATATGTTGAGCTCCTCGTCACCTTCGGCGAACAAGAAACGGCCAGGGAAGTCAAAATCCAATTCCTGGTCGTAGACTGTCCGTCTCTCTACAATTGCATCTTTGGACGCCCGACACTGGCCGAACTCACCGCGGTCCCATCCACCGTCCACCTGAAGATGAAATACTACACCAAATTGGGACGTGTGGTCACCATCCATGGTGACATCGAAGCAGCCCGGCGATGCTACGACGCCGCAGTAAAAGGACAGGCCGTAGTCAGCACGAAGAGCAACTGCAACAATAAAAAACTCAAGACCGAGGATCCTGCCCGAGGAGTCAACGCCATCGACCTCGACTGTCGCATCGGGCTGGACGAGACCGAAGAGGGGAGGTTCCCCAAGGAACGCTCTCTCGAACACCCGGTCCGACCAATCCCCGACGGGGAGTTCGAACTCATTCCTCTTGGGGACGATCCGGAAAGGACGGTGAAGATAGGTAAGGGACTACCCGAGGAAACAAGAGAAGAGCTAGTAGCATGCCTCAAAGAGAATTCCGACCTCTTCGCGTGGAATGCCGCAGAAATGCCCGGGCTGGACCCCGAGATCGCGTGTCATAAGCTAGCTTTAGACCGGGCAGTCAAGCCCATAGCACAGCGTAGACGCAAGCAATCGCCCGAAAAGGCAGAGGCTGCCGAGCGAGCTGTAAAAGACCTCTTAGAGGCAAATTTTATTTCTGAAGCCCAGTACACAACCTGGCTCTCTAATGTAGTCCTCgttaagaaaaataatggaaaatggcgtatgtgtgttgattatactgATCTTAATAGGGCTTGCCCGAAAGATGCTTTCCCCCTCCCTAATATAGACTTGCTCGTTGACAACTCTGCAGGTTTTAAACTCTTGTCCTTCACGGACGCATATAGTGGATACAACCAGATCCCTATGTCGCCCACAGACAAGAAACACACAGCGTTCATGACCCCAACGGGCAATTACTATTACAACGTGATGCCGTTCGGGCTCAAGAACGCTGGCGCTACATACCAACGCATGATGAACAAAGTCTTCAAGGACGAAATAGGGGACATGCTCGAAGTGTACATGGACGACATGATCGTCAAATCACACGAGGAGATAACCCATGCTCGACACCTTGCGAAGGTATTCGAGCAGGCGAGACAGTGTAAAATGAGGTTCAACCCCGAAAAATGCACGTTCGGAGTCCGGGCAGGCAAGTTCCTCGGCTTCTACCTCACCGAAAGAGGGATCGAGGCCAACCCCGACAAATGCCGGGCATTCTCGGAGTTTCCGACCCCGAAAACCAAAAAATCGATCCAGTCACTCAATGGAGTGCTCGCCTCACTCTCCCGTTTCATCGCCAAGTCCGCCCAGCACGCATTGCCATTCTTCAGACTCCTTCGCAAAGAGGCTACCTTCGACTGGACCGATGAATGCGAGCAAGCGCTACTCCATCTAAAGAAGGTCCTGTCCCAACCCCCGGTCTTATCACGGCCATCAGAAAAGGAAACCCTATACTTATACCTATCCGTGGCAACCGAGGCCGTCAGCGCCGTTCTAATAAGAGAAACCGACGAAGGGCAAAAGCCCATCTATTTTACGAGTAAAGCACTCCAAGGTCCCGAGCTCCGATATCAGCAAATCGAAAAGGTCGCCCTGGCCCTCATCAACACAGCGAGGAGACTATGA
- the LOC127132208 gene encoding uncharacterized protein LOC127132208 produces the protein MRFCFLPCFSPSKRQNHFSSSEPLNNANDTIHPNPVLEESIHWISSESKEKVTPTKQNHEQDECSDSLFSVSIGRGKPVSAQENAAETEVTSTPMKLHPSVPEPKQKSTEGKGEKEEDRKVNQSLLEYRYRECYDNDGNDDINLDDDDDGDDDFLNEKTENGSSESSLFSLSTDFSDRKKVSFSSTENVDNEVSSKMVALQEDDDEVLSVLNPIENVSCQGKVKALNPIKKDKENNYRIEEETSLKVSSSSKRKMKEEIGVDTSLSDWLVESENKENIGKRGDVEDRPILRTLRVEEIRKCSSVSKTCSKSDKCVKDGKQDWSSATIKTRQEPAFEGSVEN, from the exons ATGAGGTTCTGCTTTCTACCTTGTTTCTCACCTTCCAAACGCCAAAACCACTTTTCTTCTTCTGAGCCTCTCAATAATGCTAATGATACCATTCATCCAAATCCTGTCCTTGAAGAATCCATCCACTGGATATCATCAGAATCAAAGGAAAAAGTAACACCCACCAAACAAAACCATGAACAAGATGAATGTTCAGATTCACTCTTTTCTGTTTCTATTGGTCGTGGAAAACCAGTGTCAGCACAAGAAAATGCTGCTGAGACTGAAGTTACCAGTACTCCAATGAAACTCCATCCAAGTGTTCCGGAACCAAAGCAAAAGTCCACCGAAGGCAAGGGTGAAAAAGAAGAAGATAGAAAGGTGAATCAATCTCTGTTGGAGTATAGATATCGAGAATGTTATGATAATGATGGAAACGATGATATTAaccttgatgatgatgatgatggtgatgatgattTTCTCAATGAGAAAACAGAAAATGGGTCTTCAGAATCTTCTTTGTTTTCTCTATCCACTGATTTTAGTGACAGAAAAAAAGTTTCATTTTCATCAACTGAAAATGTTGATAACGAAGTTAGCAGTAAAATGGTGGCACTCcaagaagatgatgatgaagttttgtCAGTGctgaatccaattgagaatgtTAGTTGTCAAGGGAAGGTGAAAGCGTTGAATCCTATAAAGAAAGACAAAGAAAATAACTATAGGATTGAAGAAGAGACTAGTTTGAAGGTATCATCATCATCtaagagaaagatgaaggaggaaaTTGGGGTAGATACGAGCCTCTCGGATTGGTTGGTTGAATCAGAAAATAAGGAAAATATAGGAAAAAGAGGAGATGTTGAGGATAGGCCAATTCTGAGAACATTGAGAGTTGAAGAAATAAGAAAGTGTAGTTCAGTCTCTAAAACATGTTCTAAATCCGACAAATGTGTAAAG GATGGGAAACAAGATTGGAGTTCAGCAACGATAAAGACCAGACAAGAACCAGCGTTTGAAGGCAGTGTTGAAAACTGA